A region from the Benincasa hispida cultivar B227 chromosome 12, ASM972705v1, whole genome shotgun sequence genome encodes:
- the LOC120068588 gene encoding autophagy-related protein 8f isoform X1, giving the protein MAKSYFKQEHDLEKRKAEAARIREKYPDRIPVIVEKAERSDIPSIDKKKYLVPADLTVGQFVYVIRKRIKLSPEKAIFIFVDNVLPPTGAIMSAIYEEKKDEDGFLYVTYSGENTFGW; this is encoded by the exons ATGGCTAAGAGCTACTTCAAGCAAGAGCATGATCTTG AGAAAAGAAAAGCAGAGGCTGCGAGGATTAGGGAGAAATATCCTGATAGGATTCCG GTTATTGTGGAGAAGGCAGAGAGAAGTGACATCCCTAGCATTGATAAGAAAAA ATACCTAGTTCCAGCAGACCTTACTGTGGGACAGTTTGTTTATGTCATCCGTAAAAGGATTAAATTGAGCCCAGAGAAAGCGATCTTTATCTTTGTGGACAATGTCCTCCCTCCTACAG GAGCAATCATGTCTGCAATATATGAAGAGAAGAAGGATGAAGATGGATTTCTGTATGTTACTTACAGTGGAGAGAACACATTTGGGTGGTAG
- the LOC120068588 gene encoding autophagy-related protein 8f isoform X2, with protein sequence MAKSYFKQEHDLEKRKAEAARIREKYPDRIPVIVEKAERSDIPSIDKKKYLVPADLTVGQFVYVIRKRIKLSPEKAIFIFVDNVLPPTDFGNDCLLLGISLVIMIYCKCLRVTFYL encoded by the exons ATGGCTAAGAGCTACTTCAAGCAAGAGCATGATCTTG AGAAAAGAAAAGCAGAGGCTGCGAGGATTAGGGAGAAATATCCTGATAGGATTCCG GTTATTGTGGAGAAGGCAGAGAGAAGTGACATCCCTAGCATTGATAAGAAAAA ATACCTAGTTCCAGCAGACCTTACTGTGGGACAGTTTGTTTATGTCATCCGTAAAAGGATTAAATTGAGCCCAGAGAAAGCGATCTTTATCTTTGTGGACAATGTCCTCCCTCCTACAG ATTTCGGTAACGATTGTCTACTTCTTGGAATAAGTCTTGTGATTATGATCTATTGTAAGTGCCTCAGGGTTACATTTTACCTTTAG